The following are encoded in a window of Cupriavidus oxalaticus genomic DNA:
- a CDS encoding amino acid ABC transporter permease: MPALQLVIDSLPVLLQGTLLTIKFALWSMLFGLVLGSVVALMGISHSRALKAVARTYVSIMRGTPLLVQIFVVYYGLPGVGIALEPTPAGVLTLSLNVGAYLSESMRGAILGVARGQWLAAYSLGLTPAQALRYVVGPQALRLAVPSLSNSLISLIKDTSLVSVITVTELLRTAQEVIAATYQPLPLYLAVAAIYWVLSTGLSGLQHMLERRLSLPGRH, encoded by the coding sequence ATGCCCGCTCTCCAGCTCGTCATCGATTCCCTGCCCGTGCTGCTGCAGGGCACGCTGCTGACCATCAAGTTCGCGCTGTGGTCGATGCTGTTCGGGCTGGTGCTTGGCAGCGTGGTCGCGCTGATGGGCATCAGCCACAGCCGCGCGCTCAAGGCGGTGGCGCGCACCTATGTCAGCATCATGCGCGGCACGCCGCTGCTGGTGCAGATCTTTGTCGTGTACTACGGGCTGCCGGGCGTCGGCATTGCGCTGGAGCCCACGCCGGCCGGCGTGCTGACGCTGAGCCTGAATGTGGGGGCGTACCTGTCGGAAAGCATGCGCGGCGCGATCCTGGGCGTGGCGCGCGGCCAATGGCTGGCGGCGTACAGCCTGGGACTGACGCCGGCGCAGGCGCTGCGCTACGTGGTGGGCCCGCAGGCGCTGCGGCTGGCGGTGCCGAGCCTGTCGAACAGCCTGATCAGCCTGATCAAGGATACGTCGCTGGTGTCGGTGATCACCGTGACCGAACTGCTGCGCACCGCGCAGGAGGTCATCGCGGCGACATACCAGCCGTTGCCGCTGTACCTGGCGGTGGCGGCGATCTACTGGGTGCTGAGCACGGGGTTGTCCGGGCTGCAGCATATGCTGGAGCGCAGGCTGTCGCTGCCAGGCAGGCACTGA
- the cphA gene encoding cyanophycin synthetase: MEVSRIRALRGPNLWCRHTAIEAIVACQDTADMLSDLPGFEDRLRARFPEVGPLHPDEEAGEMSLAHVLEMTALRLQAAAGCPVTFSRTAQTVEPGTYQVIVQYSEEEVGRLAFELAQTLCLAARDDTPFDLADALHRLRELDEDVRLGPSTGSIVYAGVARGIPYRRLTQGSMVQFGWGSKQRRIQAAETDRTSAVAESIAQDKELTKSLLHAAGVPVPLGRSVRSAEQAWAAAQEIDAPVVVKPRDGNQGKGVAVRIRTREEVMTAYEVASDISSDVIVERYIPGHDFRLLVVGKQLVAAARRDPPQVTGDGVHTVRALVEEVNRDPRRGEGHATSLTKIRFDDIALAVLAKQGLTADSVPAKGTRVVLRNNANLSTGGSATDVTDDVHPDIAARAVAAAQMVGLDIAGVDAVCETMLKPFEEQAGGIVEVNAAPGLRMHLQPSYGKGRAVGEAIISTMFSDGDDGRIPVVAVSGTNGKTTTVRLITHIMAASGLRMGMTGTDGVYIQGERIDTGDCSGPRSARNVLLHPDVDAAVFETARGGLLREGLAFDRCDVAVVTNVGEGDHLGLSYINSVEDLAVLKSVIVQNVAPHGTAVLNAADPMVVRMADACPGSVTFFAHDPNQPAMATHRAQGKRVVFVDGAEIVASEGDTEVRIALAEIPLTRNGTIGFQVENAMSSIAAAWALGIDWAIIRRGLAAFVNDAATAPGRFNVFDYQGAMLIADYGHNPDAIQALCNAVETMPAGRRVVVISGAGDRRDEDIRRQTQILGGVFDEVVLYQDQCQRGRADGEVLALLREGLQGAQRTSQVEEIRGEFLAIDTALSHLKPGDLCLVLVDQVEEALGHIAGRIAQG; encoded by the coding sequence ATGGAAGTCTCCCGTATCCGGGCCCTGCGGGGCCCGAACCTGTGGTGCCGCCACACCGCCATTGAAGCCATCGTGGCATGCCAGGACACCGCCGACATGCTGTCGGACCTGCCCGGCTTTGAAGACCGGCTGCGCGCCCGTTTTCCCGAGGTCGGCCCGTTGCACCCGGACGAGGAAGCCGGCGAGATGTCGCTGGCCCACGTGCTGGAAATGACGGCGCTGCGCCTGCAGGCCGCGGCCGGCTGCCCGGTCACTTTCAGCCGCACCGCGCAGACGGTGGAGCCCGGCACCTACCAGGTGATCGTGCAGTACAGCGAGGAAGAGGTCGGCCGGCTGGCATTCGAGCTGGCCCAGACCCTGTGCCTGGCCGCGCGCGACGACACGCCGTTCGACCTGGCCGATGCGCTGCACCGCCTGCGCGAGCTGGACGAGGACGTGCGCCTGGGGCCCAGCACCGGCTCGATCGTGTACGCCGGCGTGGCGCGCGGCATCCCCTACCGGCGCCTGACGCAGGGCTCGATGGTGCAGTTCGGCTGGGGCAGCAAGCAGCGCCGCATCCAGGCCGCCGAGACCGACCGCACCAGCGCCGTGGCCGAATCGATCGCGCAGGACAAGGAACTGACCAAGAGCCTGCTGCACGCTGCCGGCGTGCCGGTGCCGCTGGGCCGCTCGGTGCGCAGCGCCGAGCAAGCCTGGGCCGCCGCGCAGGAGATCGACGCCCCGGTGGTGGTCAAGCCGCGCGACGGCAACCAAGGCAAGGGGGTGGCGGTGCGCATCCGCACCCGCGAGGAAGTGATGACGGCCTACGAGGTCGCCTCGGACATCAGCTCCGACGTGATCGTCGAGCGCTACATCCCGGGCCATGACTTCCGCCTGCTGGTGGTCGGCAAGCAGCTGGTGGCGGCCGCGCGCCGCGACCCGCCGCAGGTGACCGGCGACGGCGTGCACACCGTGCGCGCGCTGGTCGAGGAAGTGAACCGCGATCCGCGCCGCGGCGAGGGCCATGCCACCTCGCTGACCAAGATCCGTTTCGACGATATCGCGCTGGCGGTGCTGGCCAAGCAGGGCCTGACCGCCGATTCGGTGCCGGCCAAGGGCACGCGCGTGGTGCTGCGCAACAACGCCAACCTGTCCACCGGCGGCAGCGCCACCGACGTGACCGACGACGTCCACCCGGACATCGCCGCGCGCGCCGTGGCCGCGGCGCAGATGGTGGGCCTGGACATCGCCGGCGTCGACGCGGTGTGCGAGACCATGCTCAAGCCATTCGAGGAACAGGCCGGCGGCATCGTCGAAGTCAACGCCGCGCCGGGCCTGCGCATGCACCTGCAGCCGTCGTACGGCAAGGGCCGCGCGGTGGGCGAGGCAATCATCTCGACCATGTTCTCCGATGGCGACGATGGCCGCATCCCGGTGGTGGCCGTCTCCGGTACCAACGGCAAGACCACGACCGTGCGCCTGATCACCCATATCATGGCCGCGAGCGGCCTGCGCATGGGCATGACCGGCACCGACGGCGTCTACATCCAGGGCGAGCGCATCGACACCGGCGACTGCAGCGGCCCGCGCAGCGCGCGCAACGTGCTGCTGCACCCCGATGTCGACGCGGCCGTTTTTGAAACCGCGCGCGGCGGCCTGCTGCGCGAGGGCCTGGCCTTCGACCGTTGCGACGTGGCCGTGGTGACCAACGTCGGCGAAGGCGACCACCTGGGCCTGTCGTACATCAATTCGGTGGAAGACCTGGCGGTGCTCAAGAGCGTGATCGTGCAGAACGTCGCGCCGCACGGCACGGCCGTGCTCAACGCCGCCGACCCGATGGTGGTGCGCATGGCCGACGCCTGCCCCGGCAGCGTGACCTTCTTCGCGCATGATCCGAACCAGCCGGCAATGGCCACGCATCGTGCGCAAGGCAAGCGCGTGGTCTTTGTCGACGGCGCCGAGATCGTGGCGTCGGAGGGCGATACCGAGGTGCGCATCGCGCTGGCGGAGATCCCGCTGACGCGCAACGGCACCATCGGCTTCCAGGTCGAGAACGCGATGTCGTCGATCGCTGCCGCGTGGGCGCTGGGCATCGACTGGGCCATCATCCGCCGCGGCCTGGCTGCCTTCGTCAATGACGCCGCGACGGCGCCCGGCCGCTTCAACGTGTTCGACTACCAGGGCGCCATGCTGATCGCCGACTACGGCCACAACCCGGACGCGATCCAGGCCTTGTGCAACGCGGTCGAGACCATGCCGGCCGGCCGCCGCGTGGTCGTGATCAGCGGTGCCGGCGACCGCCGCGACGAGGACATCCGTCGTCAGACGCAGATCCTGGGCGGCGTGTTCGACGAAGTGGTGCTGTACCAGGACCAGTGCCAGCGCGGGCGTGCCGACGGCGAAGTGCTGGCGCTGCTGCGCGAAGGCCTGCAAGGCGCGCAGCGCACCAGCCAGGTCGAGGAAATCCGCGGCGAATTCCTGGCCATCGACACCGCGTTGTCGCATTTGAAGCCGGGCGACCTGTGCCTGGTGCTGGTGGACCAGGTGGAAGAGGCGCTGGGGCATATCGCCGGGCGGATCGCGCAGGGGTAA
- the cphA gene encoding cyanophycin synthetase, protein MKKKDIEIFDVMSLRGPNMWTYRPVLEAWVDIGELEDFPSNTIPGFYERLSAWLPSLIEHRCSIGERGGFLQRLKEGTWPGHILEHVTLELQNLAGMPGGFGKARETPVRGVYKVIVRAWHEEVTRAALFSARDLVMAAIEDRPFDVPAAVDHLRRLVDEHCLGPSTACIVDAADDRDIPAIRLSDGNLVQLGYGARQRRIWTAETDRTSAIGESISRDKDLTKSLLESCGVPVPEGRMVDSPQDAWDAAEDIGVPVVVKPYDGNHGRGVFTNLVTREEVETAYAVALDEGSGVIVERFIPGNEHRLLVVGGRMVAAAMGETACVVGDGKSTIDELIELQINSDPRRGSTEDHPLNRVRLDSAARLELKRQGMDGSSVPAEGRTVLIQRNGNVAFDVTDRVHPSVAAHASLAARVVGLDIAGVDLVAEDISRPLAEQRGAIVEVNAGPGLLMHIKPAEGTPRPVGRAIVNHLFPESGQDDCGRIPVVGVTGTNGKTVVARLVARLLQLSGKHTGLACSDGLFLDRRLVQGGDRANWDAGHRILMNRAVEAAVFENDSGSILSEGLVYDRCQVGVVTNFDQPDHLGDYYVEDEDRMYSVLRTQVDVVLKDGAAVLNARDERLVEMAGLCDGDVIFFGLTPELPAIMSHRAAGRRAVYVREGKIVLATGSKETPLVDVAAVPLTYAGRVAFQVENVLAAVAAGWALGISNDLIRAGVVTFDVGQVDVPGRFTLFERNGATVVVDDAHNAPALEALATALERFPSERRMVVYGAGVQRRDEDLVCQGKVLGQHFDRVFLCEDRSVKRGLPDAEARALLKQGLYEGRRVTKIIDEGARADAIETALGQLVPGDLLVLQCDEAATAATVDLVHHWMGQPARRA, encoded by the coding sequence ATGAAAAAGAAGGACATTGAGATTTTCGATGTCATGTCGCTGCGCGGCCCGAATATGTGGACATATCGGCCCGTGCTGGAGGCGTGGGTCGATATCGGGGAACTGGAGGACTTTCCCTCCAACACGATTCCAGGGTTCTACGAGCGCCTGTCGGCATGGCTGCCCTCGCTGATCGAGCATCGCTGCAGTATCGGCGAGCGCGGCGGCTTCCTGCAGCGCCTGAAGGAAGGCACCTGGCCCGGCCATATCCTGGAACACGTGACGCTTGAGCTGCAGAACCTGGCGGGCATGCCCGGCGGCTTCGGCAAGGCACGCGAGACCCCGGTGCGCGGCGTCTACAAGGTGATCGTCCGTGCCTGGCACGAGGAAGTCACCCGCGCCGCCCTGTTCAGCGCGCGCGACCTGGTCATGGCCGCGATCGAGGACCGTCCTTTCGACGTCCCCGCCGCCGTGGATCACCTGCGCCGCCTGGTCGACGAGCACTGCCTCGGCCCCAGCACCGCGTGCATCGTCGATGCCGCCGACGACCGGGACATCCCCGCCATCCGCCTGTCGGACGGCAACCTGGTCCAGTTGGGCTATGGCGCGCGCCAGCGCCGCATCTGGACGGCCGAGACCGACCGGACCAGCGCCATCGGCGAAAGCATCTCGCGCGACAAGGATCTCACCAAGAGCCTGCTGGAGTCGTGCGGCGTGCCGGTGCCGGAAGGCCGCATGGTCGACTCGCCGCAAGATGCCTGGGATGCCGCCGAAGACATCGGCGTGCCGGTGGTGGTGAAGCCCTATGACGGCAACCACGGCCGCGGCGTCTTTACCAACCTGGTCACCCGCGAGGAAGTCGAGACCGCCTACGCCGTGGCACTGGACGAAGGCAGCGGCGTCATCGTCGAGCGCTTCATCCCCGGCAACGAACACCGCCTGCTGGTGGTGGGCGGCCGCATGGTTGCCGCCGCGATGGGCGAGACCGCCTGCGTGGTCGGCGACGGCAAGTCCACCATCGACGAACTGATCGAGCTGCAGATCAATTCCGATCCGCGCCGGGGCAGCACCGAAGACCATCCGCTGAACCGCGTGCGCCTGGATTCCGCCGCGCGGCTGGAGCTGAAGCGCCAGGGCATGGATGGCAGCTCGGTGCCGGCGGAGGGCCGCACCGTGCTGATCCAGCGCAACGGCAACGTCGCCTTCGACGTGACCGACCGCGTCCACCCGAGCGTGGCCGCGCATGCATCGCTGGCCGCGCGCGTGGTTGGACTGGACATCGCCGGCGTGGATCTGGTGGCCGAGGACATCTCGCGCCCGCTGGCCGAACAGCGCGGCGCCATCGTCGAGGTCAACGCCGGTCCGGGCCTGCTGATGCACATCAAGCCGGCCGAAGGCACGCCGCGTCCGGTTGGTCGCGCCATCGTCAACCACCTGTTCCCCGAGTCCGGGCAGGACGACTGCGGCCGCATCCCGGTGGTCGGCGTGACGGGCACCAACGGCAAGACCGTGGTGGCGCGCCTGGTCGCGCGCCTGCTGCAGCTCTCGGGCAAGCATACCGGCCTGGCCTGCAGCGACGGCCTGTTCCTGGACCGCCGCCTGGTGCAGGGCGGCGACCGCGCCAACTGGGACGCCGGCCACCGCATCCTGATGAACCGCGCGGTCGAGGCCGCCGTGTTCGAGAACGACAGCGGCAGCATCCTGTCCGAAGGACTGGTCTATGACCGCTGCCAGGTCGGCGTGGTCACCAACTTCGACCAGCCCGACCACCTCGGCGACTACTACGTCGAGGACGAGGACCGCATGTACAGCGTGCTGCGCACGCAGGTCGACGTGGTGCTCAAGGACGGCGCCGCCGTGCTGAACGCGCGCGACGAGCGCCTGGTCGAGATGGCCGGGCTGTGCGACGGCGACGTGATCTTCTTCGGCCTGACGCCCGAGCTGCCCGCGATCATGTCGCACCGCGCCGCAGGCAGGCGCGCGGTGTATGTGCGCGAAGGCAAGATCGTGCTGGCCACCGGCAGCAAGGAAACGCCGCTGGTCGACGTGGCCGCGGTGCCGCTGACCTACGCCGGCCGCGTGGCATTCCAGGTCGAGAACGTGCTGGCGGCCGTGGCCGCGGGCTGGGCGCTGGGCATCTCCAACGACCTGATCCGCGCCGGCGTGGTGACGTTCGACGTCGGCCAGGTCGACGTGCCGGGCCGCTTCACGCTGTTCGAGCGCAACGGCGCCACCGTGGTCGTCGACGACGCCCACAACGCGCCCGCGCTGGAAGCACTGGCGACCGCGCTGGAGCGCTTCCCGTCCGAACGCCGCATGGTGGTCTACGGCGCCGGCGTGCAACGCCGCGATGAAGACCTGGTATGCCAGGGCAAGGTGCTGGGCCAGCATTTCGACCGGGTCTTCCTGTGCGAAGACCGCAGCGTCAAGCGCGGCCTGCCCGATGCCGAGGCGCGCGCGCTGCTCAAGCAAGGGCTGTACGAAGGCCGCCGCGTCACCAAGATCATCGACGAAGGCGCACGTGCCGATGCCATCGAAACCGCGCTCGGCCAGCTGGTGCCGGGCGACCTGCTGGTGCTGCAGTGCGACGAGGCCGCCACCGCGGCCACCGTCGACCTGGTGCACCACTGGATGGGCCAGCCTGCGCGCCGCGCCTGA